The following coding sequences are from one Halictus rubicundus isolate RS-2024b chromosome 11, iyHalRubi1_principal, whole genome shotgun sequence window:
- the LOC143359004 gene encoding very long chain fatty acid elongase 6-like: protein MNKVDYMEVTVPNYSYVFNFEETFRHLDTKIWMTKNWTNGFYYCGIYMILVFGGQHYMSTRPKFDLRGVLSLWNTLLATFSIIGFTRTAPELIHVLRNYGFYHSICIPSFIEQDCVSGFWTWMFVLSKLPELGDTIFIVLRKQPLIFLHWYHHITVLLYSWFSYKEYTASARWFVVMNYFVHSIMYSYYALKAMRYRPPKGIAMLITTLQLAQMIIGCVINITAYQYLESGLIECGITRVNVKFSLAMYFSYFVLFAKFFHKAYLGGNSRRAKAAKKDGYANGSTEYEKLKAN from the exons ATGAACAAAGTGGATTACATGGAGGTCACTGTGCCCAATTATTCATACGTCTTCAATTTTGAGGAAACCTTCCGCCACTTAGACACAAAAATATGGATGACAAAGAACTGGACGAACGGCTTCTACTACTGTGGCATTTACATGATTTTAGTATTTGGTGGACAGCATTATATGTCGACCAGGCCAAAGTTTGATCTAAGAGGCGTACTTTCACTGTGGAACACGCTGCTTGCAACATTCTCCATTATTGGATTTACTAGAACAGCACCAGAATTGATCCATGTACTCAGGAATTATGGGTTTTACCATAGTATTTGTATACCTAG CTTCATCGAGCAAGACTGCGTGTCAGGGTTCTGGACATGGATGTTCGTGCTGTCGAAGCTGCCAGAGCTGGGCGACACAATCTTTATAGTGTTACGGAAGCAACCGCTGATCTTCCTGCATTGGTACCATCACATAACAGTGCTACTATACTCCTGGTTCTCGTATAAGGAGTACACAGCGTCGGCTAGGTGGTTCGTCGTGATGAACTACTTCGTCCACTCAATAATGTACTCGTACTACGCGCTGAAAGCGATGCGGTACAGACCGCCTAAGGGGATCGCAATGCTGATCACCACGCTGCAGTTAGCACAAATGATAATCGGCTGCGTGATCAATATCACGGCTTACCAGTATCTGGAAAGTGGACTGATCGAGTGCGGCATCACCAGAGTCAACGTCAAGTTCAGCCTGGCCATGTACTTCAGCTACTTCGTGCTATTCGCTAAATTCTTCCACAAAGCCTACCTAGGCGGCAATAGTCGCAGGGCCAAAGCGGCGAAGAAGGACGGCTACGCCAACGGATCTACGGAATACGAGAAGCTCAAGGCTAATTAA
- the LOC143358649 gene encoding 60S ribosome subunit biogenesis protein NIP7 homolog, giving the protein MKRLTEEKTKLVLEKLTKYIGDNVKVLIDRPDGVYCFRERKGRVYYVSEKILPLASMVNPDRLASFGTCFGKFTKSGKFRLHITALYHLAPYAQHKIWLKPSAEQQFLYGHHISKSGLSRVTENTPQYQGVVIFSMNDVPLGFGVTAKSTMDCKYADPMATVCFHQADIGEYIRSEDTLI; this is encoded by the exons ATGAAACGTTTAACCGAAGAGAAAACAAAATTAGTTTTGGAAAAATTAACGAAGTA tattgGCGACAACGTGAAAGTATTAATTGACCGACCAGATGGTGTTTATTGCTTTCGGGAAAGGAAAGGTAGAGTGTACTATGTTTCTGAGAAAATTCTACCATTGGCTAGCATGGTGAATCCAGATAGATTAGCAAGTTTCGGTACATGTTTTGGGAAATTTACAAAATCAGGAAAATTTAGGCTACACATAACTGCACTGTATCATTTGGCCCCGTATGCCCAA CATAAAATATGGCTGAAACCTTCTGCGgaacaacaatttttatatgGACATCACATTTCTAAATCTGGCTTAAGTAGGGTAACAGAAAATACTCCACAATATCAAGGAGTGGTTATATTTTCAATGAATGATGTCCCACTG GGTTTTGGTGTCACGGCAAAAAGTACAATGGATTGCAAATATGCTGATCCAATGGCAACAGTATGTTTTCATCAAGCTGACATAGGTGAATATATTCGATCAGAAGATACATTAATTtaa
- the Tyrrs-m gene encoding tyrosine--tRNA ligase, mitochondrial: MYNLVRLCSITRHVGSRRLHSLKYVLDSENRQYYQDIFPYIYEDQIRKLWHKPPQCVYAGFDPTAESLHIGNLLILMNLLHWQRCGHQVIAVLGGATGMIGDPSFRTSERVDIEEIVLQENLKSIEKDILNIFENHEKYFYKKRHHDLLPIKILNNLEWYRNKNIVTFIKEIGKYFRMGTMLGRSSVQTRLQSETGMSFTEFSYPVFQGYDWLHLYRKYKCKFQVGGHDQLGNMMSGYDLVTKYLHEEVYGLALPLITAEGGKKFGKSTGNAVFLSPSKSSSFQLYQFFIRAEDADVDKFLRFFTFLPLKYIKELVEDHFKAPTLRKAQKVLADNVTLLVHGEEGLQAAKKASNILYDTSIESLSKVSADELAQYLEGASVVNMFAEPGLTVFELAMKANCFQKEHDAKRIIAAGGFYINYQRITNKDEAIVPGIHILQNNVTLVRVGKKTYHVIKWT, encoded by the exons ATGTACAATTTAGTTAGGTTATGTTCAATTACTAGACACGTAGGTTCTCGCCGCTTACACTCATTGAAGTATGTACTGGACTCCGAAAATCGACAATATTATCAAGATATCTTCCCTTATATTTACGA AGACCAAATAAGGAAATTATGGCACAAACCACCCCAGTGTGTCTACGCAGGATTCGATCCAACTGCGGAAAGTTTACACATAGGCAATTTACTGATTCTGATGAATCTTTTGCATTGGCAACGTTGCGGCCATCAAGTGATTGCAGTATTAGGAGGTGCGACTGGCATGATAGGTGACCCAAGCTTTAGAACTTCCGAACGTGTTGACATAGAGGAAATTGTGCTTCAGGAGAACCTAAAGTCTATTGAAAAAGACATATTGAACATATTTGAAAATCACGAAAAATACTTCTATAAGAAAAGGCACCACGATTTGCTTCCTATAAAAATACTAAACAACTTGGAATGGTACaggaataaaaatatagttacaTTCATTAAAGAGATTGGCAAATATTTTCGAATGGGCACAATGCTAGGTCGCAGCTCTGTACAAACTAGATTGCAATCAGAAACTGGAATGAGTTTTACAGAGTTCAGCTATCCTGTATTCCAAGGATACGATTGGCTGCACTTATACCGAAAATATAAATGCAAGTTCCAAGTTGGAGGCCATGATCAGTTGGGGAATATGATGTCCGGTTACGATTTAGTTACTAAGTATCTCCATGAAGAAGTCTACGGTTTGGCATTACCACTTATTACAGCCGAAGGAGGAAAAAAATTTGGAAAGTCCACAGGCAATGCAGTATTCCTTTCTCCTTCGAAATCCTCTAGTTTTCAACTGTACCAGTTTTTTATTAGGGCAGAGGATGCTGATGTAgataaatttcttcgtttcttcaCGTTCTTACCTTTGAAATATATTAAAGAACTTGTTGAAGATCACTTCAAAGCTCCAACGCTCAGAAAAGCACAGAAAGTTCTTGCAGACAATGTTACATTACTAGTCCATGGAG AGGAAGGCTTGCAAGCAGCGAAAAAAGCATCTAACATCCTGTACGACACCTCAATCGAATCTCTGTCCAAAGTAAGTGCAGATGAATTGGCACAGTACCTAGAAGGAGCCTCGGTAGTGAATATGTTCGCTGAGCCTGGTCTTACTGTCTTTGAATTGGCAATGAAGGCAAACTGTTTCCAAAAAGAGCACGATGCGAAAAGAATTATCGCTGCTGGTGGCTTTTATATTAACTATCAGAGAATCACAAATAAAGACGAAGCCATTGTACCCGGAATACATATACTACAAAACAATGTTACACTAGTCAGAGTTGGGAAGAAAACTTATCATGTTATAAAATGGACCTAA
- the Twdlt gene encoding tweedleT, translated as MGRDASGARAGIKGAPWHPRSISPQTQGTAATMRAFMIVVLAASAMARPEAGYSYSQPSSSYGAPSGGGSTGIGGGLGGGHGGGLGGGLGGGLGGGLGGGLGGGFGGGLGGGGGGGGGFGGGFGGGFGGGFGGGLGGGGGGGGGGGGFGGGSLIQKHIYVHVPPPEAPEDRPSRPLPVPPPAQKHYKIIFIKAPTPPTPTAPVIPALPQQDEQKTLIYVLVKKPEEAPEINLPTIAPTQPSKPEVYFIKYKTQKEVTGGGGGGGGGGIGGGIGGGIGGGIGGGIGGGIGGGIGGGIGGGIGGGIGGGLDGHGGGGGGGGGIGGGIGGSGPSGPSSSYGAPGGSGPY; from the exons ATGGGTCGAGATGCGAGTGGGGCCAGGGCTGGTATAAAAGGGGCACCGTGGCATCCACGGAGCATCAGTCCTCAAACCCAAGGAACAGCAGCAACCATGAGGGCATTCATG ATCGTGGTGCTCGCCGCATCGGCGATGGCTCGACCAGAGGCCGGCTACTCGTACTCGCAGCCCAGCTCTAGCTATGGGGCACCTAGCGGGGGTGGATCCACCGGAATCGGTGGAGGCTTGGGCGGAGGTCACGGAGGCGGCCTCGGAGGTGGCCTTGGAGGAGGTCTTGGAGGAGGTCTTGGAGGAGGTCTTGGCGGAGGATTCGGAGGTGGACTCGGcggaggtggtggtggtggtggcggatTCGGCGGTGGATTCGGTGGCGGATTCGGCGGTGGATTCGGAGGCGGACTCGgaggaggcggcggcggcggtggcggcggcggcggattCGGAGGTGGTTCTCTGATCCAGAAGCACATCTACGTTCACGTGCCGCCACCAGAGGCCCCCGAAGACAGGCCCAGCAGACCCCTGCCTGTGCCACCACCAGCCCAGAAACACTACAAGATCATCTTCATCAAGGCGCCGACTCCACCGACGCCAACCGCTCCGGTGATCCCGGCTCTGCCGCAGCAAGACGAACAGAAGACGCTCATCTACGTGTTGGTTAAGAAACCGGAAGAGGCGCCGGAGATCAACCTGCCGACTATTGCACCCACCCAGCCCAGCAAGCCGGAGGTCTACTTCATCAAGTACAAGACACAG AAGGAAGTCACCggaggcggtggcggcggcggcggcggcggcattGGCGGAGGAATCGGCGGAGGCATTGGCGGTGGAATCGGCGGAGGAATCGGCGGTGGAATCGGCGGAGGAATCGGCGGAGGCATCGGCGGAGGCATCGGCGGAGGAATCGGTGGCGGTTTGGACGGTCACggaggcggtggcggcggcggcggtggaaTCGGCGGCGGAATCGGCGGCAGCGGCCCCAGCGGGCCTAGCTCGAGCTACGGGGCACCCGGCGGCTCGGGGCCCTACTAG